AGTGCTCGAAAAACCTGTGTTGACGGACAGAGTGAAAAGGGTCAAGGATAGTTTTTTTGAAACCGAGGTCAAGCTGTCTTCGGAGCGGGTGAGGTTCCTGCTGGAGGCCTACCGCGAGGCCGGAGGAGAACCGATAGTCATAACCCGGGCAAAGGTATTGGATAAATACTTGCGGGGAATGACGTTGTACATTGACGAAAACCCCATTGTAGGCAGCCTCACTCAGTACCGCCGAGGTGTCAACCCCTATCCGGAGTATTCATCCAGCTGGTTCAAGAGGGTGCGGAAGAGCACTTTCGGAGAGTTGAACTTGAGTCCGGAGGACAAGGACATACTTGCTGCTGCTGGCGAGTATTTTCGGGACAAAGATCAGATGTCCAAAGCCGAAGAAATCTTCAGGGGTTTTACGGGGAAGGAGCGTCGCGGATTCGTCAAATATGGCGTATTTACTGATACTGTTGGCATCAGATTAGGCTTAACCAACGTGGACTATGGAAAAGTGCTCGACAAGGGACTGGAAGGTGTGATCAGTGAAGTAGAGCAATACCTGGCAAATCTCCCTGTGGTGTCGTACGAGGATTTCAAGAAGAGGGACTTCTACGTGGCGGTGATCATTGTGCTGAAGGCCATTATCGCCTGGGCCGATCGATATGCGGCTCTGGCTGATAGCATGGCGGAGAAAGAGGCTGATGCCAACCGGAAAGCAGAGCTGCGAAGCATCGCCGAAACCTGCCGGTGGGTGCCGGCCAAGCCGGCCGGAAGCTTCCGCGAGGCAATGCAGTCGTTCTGGTTCATTCATACGGTTGCATGGATAGAGGCCGCACAGCCGGGCATCGCCCCTGGGAGATTCACCCAGTACATGTATCCCTTCTACAGCAAGGATCGCCAGGCGGGGAATATCTCTGATGAAGAGGCGGTAGAGTTGATGGAGCTGCTGTTTATCAAGTTTTCGGAGATGGGCCAGCATCTGAGCGAAATAGAGGCCACCGGGATTCAGCTCCATACCGGCCAGACGGTGGCGCTGGGCGGATTCACCCGCGATGGTAAGGACGCCACCAATGAGCTGGACTTCCTCTTCCTGGAGGCTGAAAAGAACGTGCGGATGATTCAGCCGAGTACGGTGGTGGTGTGGCACAACAGGCTATCGAATGAATTCCTGATGAAATGCGCCGAGGTGGTCAAAATTGGCCTGGGGAAACCGGCCTTCATCAATGGGCACATTGCCGTGGAACGCGCTCTGGATCGCTGGAAATGCTCACTGGAGGAGGCACACGATATTTCGATTATAGGGTGTGTTCAGACGGCACCCTCCCATACTTCGGATACCGTCTGGGGGGCTTTAATCAATTTCCCCAAGGTTCTGGAGTTAACGCTCAACAACGGAATTGATCCCAGGTCCGGGAAGCAACTGGGG
Above is a window of Dehalococcoidia bacterium DNA encoding:
- a CDS encoding pyruvate formate lyase family protein, which produces MASYQVLEKPVLTDRVKRVKDSFFETEVKLSSERVRFLLEAYREAGGEPIVITRAKVLDKYLRGMTLYIDENPIVGSLTQYRRGVNPYPEYSSSWFKRVRKSTFGELNLSPEDKDILAAAGEYFRDKDQMSKAEEIFRGFTGKERRGFVKYGVFTDTVGIRLGLTNVDYGKVLDKGLEGVISEVEQYLANLPVVSYEDFKKRDFYVAVIIVLKAIIAWADRYAALADSMAEKEADANRKAELRSIAETCRWVPAKPAGSFREAMQSFWFIHTVAWIEAAQPGIAPGRFTQYMYPFYSKDRQAGNISDEEAVELMELLFIKFSEMGQHLSEIEATGIQLHTGQTVALGGFTRDGKDATNELDFLFLEAEKNVRMIQPSTVVVWHNRLSNEFLMKCAEVVKIGLGKPAFINGHIAVERALDRWKCSLEEAHDISIIGCVQTAPSHTSDTVWGALINFPKVLELTLNNGIDPRSGKQLGLPTGKAEDFKTYEELTEALKTQLHYFIKLCRDIIRITENVDAEYFPTPFASALTDDCLKHGRDILGGGAKFGSDSDCMVGVIDVANSMAAIKKVVFEEKSVTMKELLEALKANFERHKDLQRLLLAAPKYGNDDSYADEMVTYWYDEFCREELTYKSRLGKDDNRPHEVVVSIHSWYGNLVGALPSGRLSGVALTDGSTSATPG